The sequence TCGCGCTCGACCAGCGCGCGCGTCGTGATCATCTCGCAGACGTACAGCCCGGCGCCGTACTCGCGGCACAGCCGCCGGAAGGCGGCGTTGGTGATGCCGGCCATCGGGGCGAGGACGACGGGCGGGTCGACGACACCGACCCCGTCGAGCAGCAGCGGCGGCGCGGTCACGGCCCCGCCGGGACGTCGGTGAAGAGCAGCGTCTCGTGGCCGGACGGCCTCGGGAGGCGGACCAGCTGCCAGCCGGCCAGCCGCTCCTCGTAGCGCGGGCCGAGCCGGAGCACGCTGGGGGTGTCCCAGAGGACCGCGTGCAGGGTGTAGCCGTGCGCGCGAGCGCGCTCGACATCGGCCGGGGTCGGCAGGCCACGTACCTCGTGGCAACCGAGCTCGTAGGCGATGACGGGGAGGTTGGGCCCGGCGAGGACGCACGGTTCCCGCACGCCCGCGGCCCGAAGCTGGTCGACGACCTGGTACGGCGCAGCGCGCACGGCCGCCTGCTGCCTCGCGTTGACCCGGACCAGGCTGTACTGGCCCAGGGAGTTCACCAGCACCAGCAGCACGACGGCCGTCGCGGCAGCAGTGCGCACCGCTCCGGCACGGCACCGTCGGACCGCGCTGATCAGCGCCTGGGCGACGGGGACGGACAGCAGCGCGTAGACGGGCAGGAGCACACGAGGTCCGGGAGCCTCGACCTTGATGAAGAACAGGTACTGCACGAAGACCCCGGCGGCGGCCGCGGCGCACAGCACGTAGGCGCGGCGGGCCGCGCCACGGGCGAACCAGACCCCGAGCAGGGCCAGCGGCCACATCAGCCACCACCACAGACGTGTGGCGGCTGCCGCGTGGACGGCCCGCCCGGCGACCGGTCCGGACACCGTGTGGGCGAGGAAGCGCAGGTTGAAGTGCAGGCCACCGTCCTGCGAGCTGGCTTCGCGCAGCCGGTGCAGCGGCCCCCCGAAGTTGACGAACGCCTCGACGGTCCAGAACCCCCACCCGATCGCCAGACCCAGGATCGCGGCCCCGCCGGCGCGGAGCCGCGCGGCCCGCCCAGGGGTACGAAAGGCAGCGAGGGCGACGAGGACGGGCACGATGGCGTACACGGCGTCCGAGGGCCGGACCAGCGACATGACCCCGAACGCGAAGACTGCCGCCGCCAGGTACGACCGTCGGCGGCGCACCAGGGCGACCGCCACCGATCCGACGCCGCCGACCCCGGCCAGTGCGGTGAACAGATTCGGCATCGCCTGGCTGGAATAGAAGGTCGACACCCACAGGCTCGCGAACAGCAGCGCCGCGGTGACCGCCGTCCACCGGCAGATACGTACCCAGGGCAGGTACGCGAGGAACATGAACGCGCTGGACAGCCCGCTGAGGTAGGAGCGGGTGATCCCCAGCGACGCCGTGTAGTGGGCCACCGGCCACACCAGCAGCGGCAGCCCGTAGGCCCGGGGGGCGGTCCAGACCAGGTGGGGCCTCGTCGAGGCCTGGCTCAGGTAGACCGCCTCGTCGTAGCCGAGCGGGAGGTGAGGGCTGACCGCTAGCCGCGACGCGGCCAGCCAGCCGATCGAGACGACGAGCAGCGCGACGACGGCCAGCCGTCGGTCGCGAAGGATGTCGCGACCACGCGCCACTGCGGCAGCGCTGCTCATCGACGAATCCGGCTAGCAGGCCGGAAGGCGCTCGAGGAGCCAGGACTCGACACCCTCGATCGCGATCCGCTCCTGGGTCATCGAGTCCCGCTCGCGGATGGTGACCGCGGAGTCCTCGAGGGTGTCGAAGTCGACGGTGACGCAGTACGGCGTCCCGATCTCGTCCTGACGCCGGTATCGGCGCCCGATCGCCTGGGCGTCGTCGAACTCGACGTTCCAGCGCTTGCGCAAGGCCGCCGCGAGGTCGCGCGCCCGGGGCGAGAGGTCCTCGTTGCGCGACAGGGGCAGCACGGCGACCTTGACCGGCGCGAGCCGGGGGTCGAGGCGCAGCACGGTCCTGGTGTCCACGCCGCCCTTGGTGTTGGGCGCCTCGTCCTCGGCGTAGGCGTCGAGGAGGAACGCCAGCGTCGCCCGGGTCAGGCCGGCGGCCGGCTCGATGACGTACGGCGTCCAGCGCTCGCCCTTGTCCTGGTCGAAGTACGTCAGGTCGGCGCCGGAGTGCTTCGAGTGGGACTTGAGGTCGAAGTCGGTCCGGTTGGCGATCCCCTCGAGCTCGGCGAACTCGGTGCCGCCGAAGCGGAACCGGTACTCGATGTCGACGGTCCGCTTGGAGTAGTGGCTGAGCTTCTCCTGCGGGTGCTCGAACAGGCGCAGGTTCTCCGGGCGCAGGCCGAGGTCGACGTACCAGTCCCAGCGCGCCTGCAGCCAGTACTCGTGCCACTGCTCGTCGGTGCCCGGTTCGACGAAGAACTCCATCTCCATCTGCTCGAACTCCCGCGTCCGGAAGATGAAGTTCCCTGGAGTGATCTCGTTGCGGAACGACTTACCGGTCTGCGCGATC is a genomic window of Actinomycetes bacterium containing:
- a CDS encoding glycine--tRNA ligase → MAEDIVDKVVNLAKRRGFVFASGEIYGGTRSAWDYGPLGVELKDNVRRQWWRAMVQERDDIVGLDSAVILPRETWEASGHVETFTDPLVECTSCHHRFRADTLTEEFAARKGRDDAQLSEVPCPNCGTRGQYTEPRQFSGLLKTYLGPVESEEGLHYLRPETAQGIFLNFLNVMGTARKKPPFGIAQTGKSFRNEITPGNFIFRTREFEQMEMEFFVEPGTDEQWHEYWLQARWDWYVDLGLRPENLRLFEHPQEKLSHYSKRTVDIEYRFRFGGTEFAELEGIANRTDFDLKSHSKHSGADLTYFDQDKGERWTPYVIEPAAGLTRATLAFLLDAYAEDEAPNTKGGVDTRTVLRLDPRLAPVKVAVLPLSRNEDLSPRARDLAAALRKRWNVEFDDAQAIGRRYRRQDEIGTPYCVTVDFDTLEDSAVTIRERDSMTQERIAIEGVESWLLERLPAC